AATTTGAAATGGAGGAATATTATCAAACCTTCACAGATAAGATGGGATTTATGAAAGACCTTTCAATTCTCGATCTGATCTGTAACAAAGGACCCGAAACTTTGACTTATTTAAAGAATATTTATACCAAATAGAATTTATAATGAAAAAAATACTAATTGCAGCTACCTTCCTTTCAGGAGTTGCATCTTTTGCGCAGAGTGCAGATGCCGCTTTAGACCCGATGAAGGACAAAGATCTGATGACCTGGTATCACAAAGATTTTTCTTCCTCAAATACTTACGGAGTCAATACCCAAAACGCTTATAAATATCTTGAATCGAAAGGATTAAAGGCCAAACCTGTAATCGTGGGAGTTTTGGATAGTGGAGTGGAAGTTGATCATCCGGGTCTAATAAAAAACATGTGGAAAAATCCTAATGAAGTTCCAAATAACGGAAAAGATGACGACGGAAACGGATATATTGATGACATACATGGTTGGAACTTTATCGGTGGAAAAAACGGTGACGTAGATATCGATAATATGGAAGTGACCAGGGTTGTTAAGAAATACCAATCTGTTTTTGAAGGTCCAAATTCTGCAACAAATAAAGCAAATCAGGCAAAAATGGCGGAGGAATTTGCCATGTACATGAAATCAAAGGAAATCTTCACCAAAAAAAGTATCGAAGCTAAACAGGGTTACGAAACATATTCCAGAATTCAAAAAATGATTCCTGATATGGTGAAGATGCTGAACGGCCAGAATCTTACTCCTGAAGTTGTCGCTTCACTAAAACCTGCCAGTCAGGAACAGGCTATGGCAGCTTCGGTTTTAGGTCAGGTTGCGCAGGATCCTTCTGTAAAAGGAAAATCACCTGCAGAGGTTCAGAAGTTTTTGGAAGCGCAGATGAAAGAAGCTTTAGATTATTACACACCGCAGGCTACTCAGCAGTATAATCTCGATTTCGATCCAAGAACGTCTGTTGTTGGCGATAATTACGACGATTACACTCAGAAATATTACGGTAACAATAATTATGAAGGTCCTGATGCACAGCACGGAACTCACGTTGCGGGAATCATCGCAGGTTATCCTCAGGGAACAGAAACGCAATACGGTGTTGGTTACAAAACGGCAAAAATTATGACCGTAAGAACTGTGCCCAATGGTGATGAACGCGATAAAGATGTTGCAAACGCAATAAGATACGCGGTTGATAACGGAGCTAAAATCCTGAATATGAGTTTTGGTAAACCTGTTTCTCCTGGTAAATCGGTGGTTTGGGATGCATTTAAGTATGCACAGACTAAAGGCGTTCTTTTGGTAAAAGCAGCGGGAAATGAAAATGAAAACATTTTTGAGAATGTTTATTATCCTACCAATTTTAAAGATATCAATGATGCTAAACCATTTGTAAATAATATGCTTGTTGTGGGTGCATCAACTAATAATAACGAGTTTTTGAGAGCTGATTTCTCGAATTATAACCAGAAAATGGTAAATGTTTTCGCGCCTGGAGATAAAATTTACTCCACTGTTCCGGACGGTAAGTATGAATATCTGCAGGGAACTTCAATGGCATCACCTGTGGTAGCCGGCGCGGCTTCAGTTCTTTTGGCATATATGCCAAACCTGAAACCCGAGCAGATTATCGAGTCGCTTGTGAAAACTTCTAATAAATCATCTGTTAACGCGATGATCAACTCCAATACAAACAACAGATTCGATTTAATTTCTGAGGCTGGAGGGGTAATCGATGTTCGCAAAGCCGCGGAATATGCGTTTACAAACTTCTATAAGCCAACTGCTTCGGCACCCGTTGCTAAAGCAAAAGTGGTAAAGAAGACTCCTAAAAAAGTGGTAAAGAAAGTTATTAAAAGAAAATAATCGTTATTTAGACTATTTACGAAAAGCCCGGATAACCGGGCTTTTCTTTTTAAATATGAAAATTTGGCACGGTTTTTTGTAACTTGTAATTCATAATTTTATTACTATGAAAAATATATTACTCGCCGGAATTTTAGGAGCCGCAATCAGCGTTTCCTGTTCCACAGCAAAAACCGCTCAAGCCAACAGAGCAGAATTCCTGCAACTGAAAGGTGATTGGGAAATTACAAGTGTAGATTACGATAAGAATTTTAAAGTTAGGCCTTTCGACGAAGGTGCAG
The window above is part of the Kaistella faecalis genome. Proteins encoded here:
- a CDS encoding S8 family serine peptidase; this encodes MKKILIAATFLSGVASFAQSADAALDPMKDKDLMTWYHKDFSSSNTYGVNTQNAYKYLESKGLKAKPVIVGVLDSGVEVDHPGLIKNMWKNPNEVPNNGKDDDGNGYIDDIHGWNFIGGKNGDVDIDNMEVTRVVKKYQSVFEGPNSATNKANQAKMAEEFAMYMKSKEIFTKKSIEAKQGYETYSRIQKMIPDMVKMLNGQNLTPEVVASLKPASQEQAMAASVLGQVAQDPSVKGKSPAEVQKFLEAQMKEALDYYTPQATQQYNLDFDPRTSVVGDNYDDYTQKYYGNNNYEGPDAQHGTHVAGIIAGYPQGTETQYGVGYKTAKIMTVRTVPNGDERDKDVANAIRYAVDNGAKILNMSFGKPVSPGKSVVWDAFKYAQTKGVLLVKAAGNENENIFENVYYPTNFKDINDAKPFVNNMLVVGASTNNNEFLRADFSNYNQKMVNVFAPGDKIYSTVPDGKYEYLQGTSMASPVVAGAASVLLAYMPNLKPEQIIESLVKTSNKSSVNAMINSNTNNRFDLISEAGGVIDVRKAAEYAFTNFYKPTASAPVAKAKVVKKTPKKVVKKVIKRK